The nucleotide sequence TTCGAGGCGAAGGGCACGAATAGTGGTGAGGCGCTGCTTGATGCTTATGTCGATGCCTTGGCGCGGGTGCAGCTATTTGATGAGGCGTTGGAGGAGCTACAGCGTTTCACCCGTTCGCATAAGATGGACCCGACCAATCTACGGCAAGCACGGAACCGACTGGTTGCCATGATGACGGAACGGGCCAGCGACGGCGCGTTCGTTTCCAACAGTGCCACGTTGGAACGGGGTTGGCTGGACACAGATGTGGCGATGGCTGTCGGTGTTCGGCTGACAGAACTCGGGTTCTCGGAACAGGCAAAACGCTTTGGCATATCACCAGGAATTCGTCAGGATGACAGCAAGCTCGCCGATGTGGTGCCCGTGCAACCCGTGGCGCGCTCCGCACAATCAAACCCGGTCGACAGCTTGCGTGATGGCAGGCAGTTGCTGGAAAACAGCCGTCAGTTGCGCGATAGAGTACAGGCCGTGCTCGCCTCGGGCGACTAGTATGCGATGTGAAAATGCTGCGGGAAAGGTGTACCGCCCGCGCTGATCTGGCCGCGGGCATCCTCGGCGCGACGCAGGGAGGGCTTGGCGATCAGCGGCTTAAGAATGGCCGGAATGACGGCCTGATTGACCTGTGCTCCGAAGCAGCTATGCATGCCCTTCCCCCAGATGATATGCGTGTTGAACGGGCGATCTGGTTTGAAATCGAGTGGGCTGTCTATATCGAGTCTGTCGAACATTGCCGACAACGTGCTGACAAAAACCATCTGGCCGTTGGTGATCTGTTTCTCGCGAAGCGAGGATCGGGCGATCTGGGTGTCACACGTCGCGCGGCGATATATAACAGGGTTATGCGGGTTGAAACGAAGCGCTTCCCATATATGGCCCGCAAACAATTGGTCGTCACCCGCATCTATCGCCTTGCGCGCGCTGGCGAGCGCTTCCGGGCGTCGAAGTAATTCGTCGAGCGCCAGGCAACTTGCTTTGGAAATGGTTGGTATGGCGCCGATGACCAGACCAAGCAGATTGTTACGAATCCCAAGATCATCCATGCCGGGTGTCGCTGCCGCTTGAAGCGCAAGGCATCGCGCCAAGACATCATCCTTCTCGGTGGGTTGGGATTTTCGCTGTGCGATTTCCACGTCGATATAGTTCCGAAGCCCTTTGGCGCTATCCATGGATCGTTGGCGCAATTCGGGATCGGCGCCCAAATCACCGAATAAGTACCAGAAGAGCGTCGTTGCCCAATTCTTGATTGCCTCGGGATCTGGCCCTGGCAGCCCGAAATAGCGCGCAACTATATCCCAAGACACTTCCAGCGTGAGAGCCTGTGGTAGGTCAAGCATGCCTTCGCTCGACGCTACGATCTGTTCGGATAACTCGATCGCGCGGGGCAGAACAACTCGGGGCACGTCGCTGTGCCGCATGGCAAGACGCATGGCAGACGTATCGCGGGTGTAATCCCAACCGGGCTGCATCCCTAGAAAGAAGTTCGCGCCCCCCGTCAGTTCACGCATACGGGGGCCATAGACGACTTCGAAATCCTCGTCGCGTGACAGCACGTCCAGCACGTCTTCGCGTCTGGTGACGACCGAGGTGCCCGTGTTTTCGTAGGCTTTCACGACTTGCCGCTTGAGCGATATGTTGGGCGCCCAAGCGCGTAGGATTGCCAGCACGTGCCGTTGCGGTTCCGGTGCGATCAGTTTTTCGGCTAGTCGGTTTCTGTCGCGGACCGCCAGAACAGCCGCGCCGCGCAACGCCCACAGCGCACGAAACGCATCTGCCCAGATCAAAATCAACCGCCACGCTGTCCTCAAGAGGTTCATGATGCTGGAAATCATGTGGTCTGCCGCCGCATCAGGTTGGGTCCACAATGCCGGTGGCGATCATGTGTAGCGCGGTCATGGACGGCAGGAAGAAGTAGTCCCCGCCGCGCGTCTCTACAAAGGTTTTCAGGCCGCTCATCACATAGGGTGGTTTGCCGCTGTCGGGCGAGGCGGAGATCACGAAGCGCTTGTGGTGATCGTGATTGCCCAATATCGGGCAAGTGTGGTTACCCTGATTGAAGTCCAGCCCATACTGGATCCATTGCTGTTGCACGAACTCGAATTGCCGGAAAATGCTGGCTCCGATGATGATCAGCGCGACGCCTTGATCGGTGTCGTCGGTCTTTTGTTCCCACTCATGTCCGCCATAGGGCAGGCCGCGCCGCAGGATGCGTCGCCGCTTGTTCAACTGGGTGGTGGCTTTTGGATTATCTTCACCCGGTTGGTTCAAAGGGTCCAGATAATCACGAGTGTTCGCCCGCCGCATATGGGCGCCGACCGGGCATCTATAGCCCTGCATGTCGTCGGCAAAACGGAAATCAGATGCCGCAGTGGAAGCCAGATACTGCCGATGCGCCTGCACCGCCTTAATCGGGTCGGGATCATCTAACCCCAGTTTTCGTCCTCAACTTTTGCCAGGCAGAGAAGTCGGGCACGGTCGATAGAGGAATGCCATCGCTCCACCGACCGATCATCTTCGCGCGGAGTGTTTCAATCGCTTCGGGAGGGTCGATTCCCATGACCTTGGCGTATTGCTCGGCCTCCTGATTGACGACCGCGTGAAAGCTGCCGACATTCTGATGAAGTTTGCGGTAAACCATGAAACTGCCGTTATGCATCAGGTTCGGCGGCATCGCAGTCGGCGGCAGTTCCTGACTTTCATCGGGGTAGCCCAGAATGAATTCACCGGTTGCCAACGGCTGCCAACCTTCCTTGGCGTTCATCCATTTGCCCGCGCCCGATGACAACGGATTTCTCCTTTTCCGGCGGGTATTGTCCTTCGAAGACCGGATCGCCAATGCCATCGGTGAACCCGAAATGTTCACGCGGCGTCGGTATTTTTACCCCGTCGATGTCACGAAAAATGGCGTTTGCGGATTGGTACTCTGCGGTTCCGTCCTGGTCATTGGTGGTCAGGATCTTGACCATGCCACCCGATGCCGCGCATAGATCGCGCAGCCACTGGGTTTGTTCGTCCAGCTCGGGGGTGGGTTCCGCGATGCCGTCCGCCACGCTTTGGGCGCTCATGCCAACCCAGATGTGAACGTCCTCGCCCTTTTGGGCCTTGTTGTCACGCCAGATCGGGTCCCAGTTAGCACACCATTCCTGATCGGCTTGCTGCGTCTTGGTTGGGTCACGATCCCCCAGAATGAAGGCGCGGGCCTTCATCCCGTCTACGAAGGACTCCGGCATACCCTGCAGGGTTCGCGTTGGCAGACCCAGCATATGAAGCCCGAAAAAGGTAAAGGCGACGTTCAGTGTGACCTGGGGTTTGGTCGCGTCGGACCACGGTGCGGCTGTTGTCACACGCGCACGCAGTTCATCGACCAGCTTGCGTGCTGCGCGGGTTCCGCCATCTTCGATATACAGAAAGAAATATCGCGCGAATGGAAAGGAATACCGCCCATAGGCCCGCGGGATGTTGCCTTGAATGTCGTCGAGATTGAGCACTCGTTTCATCGGAGGACGTCCGTCACTTGATAATCGCGTTGTCTGAATGAATCGAAATCACACCCGGCGCTTGTGATGGCTGCATCTTGTCGTCGGGCCTGTGCGATTTCAGGAAAGCTCCGAAGTCGCGGTGCAAGGTCTCCGCGTCGGAGCCTTGATGATCTACCACGAAATCCGCGAAATTCTGCTGTAGATATAGCGCTTTCAGAACCGAGGGCAGATCGCCGTACTTGCCCGGCGGCATGGGTGATTGGCCCCTGCGCAGCACATAGAGGTAAAGGCCAACCACAACCAGCGCCGTCACCAGCAGCCCCCACAGGAAGGTCTCATGCGCTTGCCATGGCAAGAGCCACCCAAGGACGACCGGTTCTTCCAACCCTAGAATGACGCCGAACAAACCGAGCAGCATGATCATGGCAGGGACCGCCGCGGCGATGCCCATCGCTTTGACGGGGAGCGGCTCGGTCAACGGGGCTTCTGACCAGTAGTCGTTGAATGGCATTGTCGTTTCGATCTGGCACTTGGTCAGATACGCGGCGAAGTCGTCTGCATTTGCGACATCGTCGAAGCCCACGCAGTTGCCATAGACCGCGCGTAACTCGGCCTCCATCGTCGACCACAGGTTGCGGGCATACGCATCGCGCGCCTTGGTTTGCCCATCGCCATCGAGTGTCTTCGGAAGCGCGTCACCTTCTTCGATCACGGCATCTACATCGGCCGCGAACAGCAGGTAGCCGCAGTTCAGCCGGTCCACAGGTCCGGGGTTGATCGGATCCAGGCCCCGCACCGACATAGCGATCGCGTTCTTCGGATTGCGACCATTATAGATGGCGTCCTCCAGCACCATGAACCGGCAAAGATGGGTTCGACGATTGCGGGCAAAAGGGCTGTTTTCGCCGATCTTTTGCGTGGCAGGCGATTGTAGTGCGGTTGGAAGCAGTGCGAGCGTCATGCGCAGGCGCTGTTCATAGGACATCTGTGTCCCGTCCGCACCGGTGGTTGAACCCGTCTTGATTGGTGTAAGAAACGTCAGGAAAAGATGACCGCCGTCGAAGTCAGGCATGATCGTCCCCCTGATCGGCCAGCTTGAAGCCTTGCAGATGCACATAGGGCAGGCGATTCATATCCGCGCGTTCGGTGTCTAGGCTGGCAACAGGGCCAAATCCCGGATCGCCGAGACAATTCTGAACGGCAAGAAATTCCTGCTTGTAGGTCTTGGCAAATTCTTCCGCCGATTGTGTCTCATGGGCGTTCTGCAGGCGTGTGATGGCGTCATACACCTTCATCGCGCATTTGATGTCACGCTGCGCGGAGCCCGGCGTCGCGTTGTAGTAATAGTCGGTATAGACCTGATTATATGTGATGTAGTTCTTGAACGGCGTGATCGGGATGGATTGGGGGTACTTCGTTGCCGAATACCAAAACAGGTTCAGCCCGTTTGGAATCCCGTCAGAAAACGCGTCGATATACTGATCCCAGGTACCGTTGAAGTTCGAGCAGAACAGCATGTAATCATTTTGCAGCACTTGCTTGCCTTGCCCAAGGTCGGGCCATTGGTCGCGCTTGATGATCACCCATCTGGCGAAGTGGATCAGCGACAACCCAAGAAGCCCGCTGAGCACCGACGGTATGCCGCGCGCGACCATGAATATCAGGCGATTGATCCAGGTTCGGTAAGGCTGGCTGGGCGTGACAACATTCATCGCGTAAGCCTTGCCGGCAATGTTCGACATGCGCGCTCCAATCGCCTCAAGAAAAATGACTTTAGGTAAAGTATAGAGCGTAGATGCCCGCTGTCGAAGGATTTTCACCATTATTGCAGCGAAGGGCAGGAAATCCTGACCGCAGATAACCGCTGTCGCCTAACCATTTCTCAACGCTTGCGGTTTTAGACCTGATGCAGCGGCAAGAACTGCGCGAGTCGGACATGATTGACGAAGGTCTTACGGTGCCCCGGTTGCTGATCGGATTAGGGGTTTGGTTAATGCTGGCGACGGCGTCGGTGGCAAACACATGCGATATGGCGGCGAGGGAGGCTGCGTCGAGAACCCGTGTCCCCCTAGATGTCTTGCGTGCGATCACCCGAACTGAAACGGCTCGCAATGGCAAGCCTTGGCCGTGGACTATCAACATCGCTGGTCGAGGCATATGGCTGGATGATCGCTCTGCTCTGCTGTCCATCGCGCGCGATACGCTTGGTGCAGGCGAGCACAGCTTCGACCTGGGGTGCTTTCAGGTCAATTATCGTTGGCACGGTGCGCAGTTCGCATCGCTGGAGCAGATGGTGGACCCGGTGCAGAACGCGCTGTACGCGGCAAGGTTTCTGGAACGCTTACATGATGAAACCGGGGATTGGACCCTCGCCGCGGGACGTTACCATTCACGGACGGAGCAACATGCCGCGCGTTACCGGACCCTTTACAGCCAGCATGTATCGCAGTTGGATGAACCGGCCGGACGTCTCAATTCCTTCGCATTGCTGCAAGGCGGGGCGGTGCGCATGGGGTCGCTGGTGCCGGTGGATCGCACTGATGCACGGCGACTGATCCCCGATGGTCGCGGCGTAAGCCTGTTCGGGCAGGGGTCGTAACCATGCCGAACGCCAAGACGCTGTTTCAACCGACGATACTTTTGGCGCTCGCGCTGATGGCGATCATTGTCATGATGATCCTGCCGATGCCCGCATGGGTGCTTGACGTGGGGCTCGCGGCCTCTTTCGCACTGGCCATTCTGATCTTCACGGTGACACTGTTTATCGAGCGGCCACTGGATTTTTCTGCCTTTCCGACGATCCTTCTGGCGTCGCTGATGTTGCGCCTGTCCCTGAACGTGTCGTCCACGAAACTGATCATCGGCGAAGGTCATACGGGAACACGAGCTGCGGGTGACGTAATCAACGGCTTTGCGATGTTTGTCATGGGCGGCAGCATTTTTCTCGGGCTCGTCGTGTTCGGGGTGCTGCTGATCGTGAACTTCATGGTTATCACCAAAGGTGCAGCACGTATGGCGGAGGTCGGCGCGCGCTTTGCGTTGGACGGTATGCCGGGCAAACAGCTGGCCATCGATAGCGACGTATCTGCCGGTGCAATCAGCCATGAAGAAGCCAAGCGCCGCCGGGAAACGGAGCAGGCAGAAACGACATTCTTCGGCTCGCTCGATGGTGTTTCCAAGTTCGTGAAGGGGGACGCTATCGCGGGCCTGCTGATCACGTTGCTGAACTTCGTGATGGGCCTTGGGATGGGGATCGCCATCCATGGGATGCCCGCCGGAACAGCGATGGAAACCTACGCGATTTTGACTGTTGGCGACGGGCTGGTGACGCAAATACCGGCGGTGATTATATCCATCGCATCTGCCTTGCTATTGGCGCGGGGCGGGGCGACGGGCACCACTGATCTGGCCGTTATCGGACAGTTGGGGCGGCATCCGGGGGCCTTGGCGACGGTTGCTGCGCTGATGATCCTGTTTGCGCTGGTGCCAGGGTTGCCGTTCTTGCCGTTCCTTCTGGGCGGGCTGGGGCTGGGAACGGCCGCCTTTGCCGTTCATCGACAGGCACAAGCCAAAGTCAAGCAAGCGGCGCAGGTCAAGGCGTCAGACCAGAGCCGACCGGCCGAGAAGTCGATCGGCGACATGCTGGAGTTGGACGACGTCCATGTCGAATTTGCGCCTGATCTGGTGTCGATGGTTCTGGACCCGGGAACCGGGTTGGATGCGCGGATTGTCAGTTTACGGACCCATGTGGCCGAAAGCTATGGGCTAATCCTGCCGGAGATCCGACTGACCGATTCCGCCGTTCTTGGGTCAGGTCAATATGCGATCCGCATACATGGGGTTGAACGTGTGCGCGATCGCATCCGAACCGACCAAGTGCTTGCCCTGTTACCTGATGGAACCAAGACAGCGATCGAGGGGGAAGCAGTACGCGAGCCGGTTTATGGCGCACCGGCCAAATGGGTTTCACCGGACCTTCAGGACGACATCGCGTTGGATGGTGCGACGGTGGTGATGCCGTCAGAAGTGCTCGCAACGCATCTTTTGGAGGTCATAAAATCGAACATGGCGCAGCTAATGACGCTAAAAAGCCTGCGCAAGTTGTTGGACGCGATGACTGGGTTGTCGGACGCAGACCGTGCCGCAGCGAACCGGCGGCTACTGGACGAACTGGTGCCCGACAAAGTTCCGCTGGAGGTTCTGCTCGCGGTTCTGCGGCTGTTATTGGAAGAGCGTGTCTCCATCCGCAACCTGCCCCTGATCCTGGAGGCGATTGCGGAAGTCCGAACCATGCACAGCGCGCCGGAGGCGGTATGCGAACATGTACGCCAGCGGTTAGGTTATCAAATAGTCGCCGACCAGAAGCGGCCGGATGGAACCATTCCGCTGCTGCAACTCGCGGTGGAATGGGAGGGGCGCTTCGAGGCCTATCAGATCCAGAACGACAAGGGTTTGCCGGATGTTGCTTTGCCGCCAGAAGAATTCAATAAGCTGGCGTCGGGGATTTCGGAAAAGATCGGCAAGCTGAGCGGTTCCGATGGCCTTCCAGCGCTCGTGACGTCCACGCGGCGACGGCGCTACCTGAAGACCGTGGTGGCGGCGAAGGGCTTAGCGGTCCCCGTGTTGTCGTTTGAGGAACTCGGCTTTGACGCGCGACCTGCCATTGTCGGTGTGGTGCCCGCGTGAATGAGGCCGGCGCACAGCTTTTTGCGCTGGCCAGTCAATGGATCTGGGTGGCTTGGGTCGTGTTCTTGCGCGTCGGTGCCGCGATCGCGTTGATACCTGTATTCGGCGAACGGTTGGTGCCATTGCGTATCAAGCTGGGGCTGGCTGCTGCGTTCACGTGCATCGTAGCACCGGCGGTGGCGAGTGACATCGGCGCCATTCCGTCCGGTCTGTCAGCCGTGGTTTGGCTGTCGGGGGCGGAGGCCTTGAATGGCCTGGTCTTCGGCTTTTCCCTGCGCGTCTTCATCTGGCTGCTTCAGATAGCGGGTAGCGTTATCGCGCAGTCCGCATCTCTGTCGCAACTGTTGGGCGGGGCTGGTGTCGATCCTCAGCCTGCTATTTCGCAGCTACTGCTTTTCGCGGGGTTGGCCTTGGCCGCGATGGCCGATCTGCATGTCCAGATCGCCGCCGCGATCATCCGGTCTTACCACGTTCTGCCGCCGGGAATTATCCCGATCGCCGGTGATCTGTCGCAATGGAGCGTTGGGCGCGTGGCCTCTGTCTTCTCGCTAGCCTTCAGCTATTCGTCGCCGTTCATCATCGCATCCCTGATCTACAACGTCGCGCTCGGCGTCATCAACCGCGCGATGCCGCAACTGATGGTGGCCTTTGTGGGCGCACCTGCGATCACCTTCGGTGGGCTCGTATTGCTGTTGGTGCTGACGCCGCTTCTTCTGCCGCTGTGGCTAAGAACGTTCATGGCGCATATGTCCGCGCCGATCGGAGTGTTGCCGTGAGCAGCGCGGATAATGACGCTGAGAAACCCCATGATCCGACGCAAAAGCGGCTCGACGACGCCCGCCGTAAAGGGGAGATCCCGCGTTCAACCGATCTGACCACGGCTGCAAGCTACGCGGGGATACTGTTGAGCATGCTTATGCTGGGCGGGCAGTCCGTGCGGGCGATGGGTGATTTGATGGCGGGGATGATCGCGCGTGCCGACAGCGCGTCGGAGCAGTTGCTCCGACTGGATGGTCAAGGTCTGGCCGGCGGTCTGATCCTTAAGGTTGCCCTGGCAGCGGCGCCGTTCTTTGTCGCGCCGGCCATGCTTGTTCTTGTAGCGCTGATCGTGCAGCAAGGCTTCACATTCTCGACTGAGAAGCTGCAACCCAAGCTAAGCCGTATATCTCCGCTGTCGAACCTCAAGAACAAGTTCGGACGTGGCGGGCTTTTCGAATTCGCCAAGAGCTTCACCAAGCTGTCGATTTATTCCGCTGTTTTGGCGTGGTTCTTGCATCGCTACCTTCCGGAGCTTTCCGTAGCGGTTCAACTGGATGCCGGACCGACGGTTTCGTTGCTCGGTCGGACGGTGACGTCATTTCTGAGCGTGGTGCTGGTGATTGCCGTTGGGCTTGGCGTGATCGATGTGCTGTGGCAGCGGGCCGAACACATTCGACGAAACCGCATGTCGC is from Qingshengfaniella alkalisoli and encodes:
- the flhA gene encoding flagellar biosynthesis protein FlhA, with translation MPNAKTLFQPTILLALALMAIIVMMILPMPAWVLDVGLAASFALAILIFTVTLFIERPLDFSAFPTILLASLMLRLSLNVSSTKLIIGEGHTGTRAAGDVINGFAMFVMGGSIFLGLVVFGVLLIVNFMVITKGAARMAEVGARFALDGMPGKQLAIDSDVSAGAISHEEAKRRRETEQAETTFFGSLDGVSKFVKGDAIAGLLITLLNFVMGLGMGIAIHGMPAGTAMETYAILTVGDGLVTQIPAVIISIASALLLARGGATGTTDLAVIGQLGRHPGALATVAALMILFALVPGLPFLPFLLGGLGLGTAAFAVHRQAQAKVKQAAQVKASDQSRPAEKSIGDMLELDDVHVEFAPDLVSMVLDPGTGLDARIVSLRTHVAESYGLILPEIRLTDSAVLGSGQYAIRIHGVERVRDRIRTDQVLALLPDGTKTAIEGEAVREPVYGAPAKWVSPDLQDDIALDGATVVMPSEVLATHLLEVIKSNMAQLMTLKSLRKLLDAMTGLSDADRAAANRRLLDELVPDKVPLEVLLAVLRLLLEERVSIRNLPLILEAIAEVRTMHSAPEAVCEHVRQRLGYQIVADQKRPDGTIPLLQLAVEWEGRFEAYQIQNDKGLPDVALPPEEFNKLASGISEKIGKLSGSDGLPALVTSTRRRRYLKTVVAAKGLAVPVLSFEELGFDARPAIVGVVPA
- a CDS encoding flagellar biosynthetic protein FliR, which produces MNEAGAQLFALASQWIWVAWVVFLRVGAAIALIPVFGERLVPLRIKLGLAAAFTCIVAPAVASDIGAIPSGLSAVVWLSGAEALNGLVFGFSLRVFIWLLQIAGSVIAQSASLSQLLGGAGVDPQPAISQLLLFAGLALAAMADLHVQIAAAIIRSYHVLPPGIIPIAGDLSQWSVGRVASVFSLAFSYSSPFIIASLIYNVALGVINRAMPQLMVAFVGAPAITFGGLVLLLVLTPLLLPLWLRTFMAHMSAPIGVLP
- the flhB gene encoding flagellar type III secretion system protein FlhB; its protein translation is MSSADNDAEKPHDPTQKRLDDARRKGEIPRSTDLTTAASYAGILLSMLMLGGQSVRAMGDLMAGMIARADSASEQLLRLDGQGLAGGLILKVALAAAPFFVAPAMLVLVALIVQQGFTFSTEKLQPKLSRISPLSNLKNKFGRGGLFEFAKSFTKLSIYSAVLAWFLHRYLPELSVAVQLDAGPTVSLLGRTVTSFLSVVLVIAVGLGVIDVLWQRAEHIRRNRMSRKEIMDEHKQSEGDPTMKQQRRQRAYDIATNRMMQDVPDADVIIVNPTHYAVALKWSRAGGSAPVCVAKGLDEVAARIRETGLAANVPIHRDAPTARALHATVEIGDEIAVEHYAAVAAAIRFADQMRARKRAGV
- a CDS encoding cytochrome P450, which encodes MISSIMNLLRTAWRLILIWADAFRALWALRGAAVLAVRDRNRLAEKLIAPEPQRHVLAILRAWAPNISLKRQVVKAYENTGTSVVTRREDVLDVLSRDEDFEVVYGPRMRELTGGANFFLGMQPGWDYTRDTSAMRLAMRHSDVPRVVLPRAIELSEQIVASSEGMLDLPQALTLEVSWDIVARYFGLPGPDPEAIKNWATTLFWYLFGDLGADPELRQRSMDSAKGLRNYIDVEIAQRKSQPTEKDDVLARCLALQAAATPGMDDLGIRNNLLGLVIGAIPTISKASCLALDELLRRPEALASARKAIDAGDDQLFAGHIWEALRFNPHNPVIYRRATCDTQIARSSLREKQITNGQMVFVSTLSAMFDRLDIDSPLDFKPDRPFNTHIIWGKGMHSCFGAQVNQAVIPAILKPLIAKPSLRRAEDARGQISAGGTPFPQHFHIAY
- a CDS encoding lytic transglycosylase domain-containing protein; translated protein: MIDEGLTVPRLLIGLGVWLMLATASVANTCDMAAREAASRTRVPLDVLRAITRTETARNGKPWPWTINIAGRGIWLDDRSALLSIARDTLGAGEHSFDLGCFQVNYRWHGAQFASLEQMVDPVQNALYAARFLERLHDETGDWTLAAGRYHSRTEQHAARYRTLYSQHVSQLDEPAGRLNSFALLQGGAVRMGSLVPVDRTDARRLIPDGRGVSLFGQGS